Below is a genomic region from Anaerolineae bacterium.
GACATTCTGGACGATATCTTTATTAACCTGGAAGGCCAGAACACCATAGTAATCACCATACCAATATCCATCTGGATGTTTTACATCCTCGGGGATAGTATCCCAGGTGGAAACCTTATAGGGCATGGCCAGCTGCTCTTCGACAAGTTGTGGGCCATATCCGAAGCCTACATCGACCACATCTGGCGCCTGAGGCCCTTTATTATCTTTGTTGGCTTTAATAGCCTCGATCTCATCGGCGGATCCGGCATCCGGATTTAGTTCGTTGACCTGGAGTCCATATTTTGCCTTGAAGGTATCGATCATCTCGCCGTAATTGCACCAATCGCGCGGGAGGGCGATAACGGTGAGCATCCCTTCCTGCTTGGCTGCTTGAATTAACGCTTCCATCGAGCTTTCGGCTGGCGCCTGAGTTGCCTCTGAGCTTTCAACTGGCGCTTGAGTTGCCATTGGAGCTGGCATAGGCATGCAGGCAGCCAGTACCATGGCCATGACAACCACCGCTACTATCAGAAGATACAGTCGCTTTATCACTTGCTCCTCCTTGTGGCCTTTAGTATACTCCTTTAAATTAAATATATACCATTCATGTTAACATCTCAGGAAGAGAATGTTAACAATCCGTAAAACACCCGGCTTGTCTCTTGGCATTTTCTACCCTGTGCTTTATAAATAGCCGGGGCCAGCGGATAAGGCCAGTTTTGATCTTACCCGCTGTGATTTCTTGGCATCCGGATCGAGACCATGGAACGTTCAACACATCACTATCCTCATGTGGTGATCGTCGGGGCGGGGTTTGGTGGACTGTGGGCTGTCCGCGCCTTGGCTCGCACCTCGGTAGAGGTCACACTGGTAGATCGTCACAACTACCACACTTTCTTACCCTTACTGTATCAGGTGGCCGCGGCCGAGATCGAGCCGGAGGCCATCGCCTATCCAGTGCGTGCTATCTTACGACGGTATGGCAACGTCCGCTTTCGAATGGCTGAAGTACACGAAGTGGACCGGGACGCCCGCCTGGTGCGAACCAGCCAGGGGAACATTCCCTACGATTTTCTCATCCTGGCTCTGGGCAGCATCTCACACTTTTTCGGTATCCCCGGCGCGGCGGAATACGCCTTTCGGCTGAAGACCATGGACGAGGCCATTGTGCTGCGCAATCACATCTTGGGCTGCTTTGAGCGAGCATCGTGCGAGCCCGATCCGGCGCGACGCCGACAGCTTCTCACCTTTGTCATCGTCGGCGGCGGGCCCACCGGCGTGGAGTTCGCCGGCGCCTTGGCCGAACTGATCGGTGGGTCACTGCACAGGGATTATCCCCATCTGGATTTTCGAGAGGTGCATATCATCCTGCTAGAGGCAATGGAGGCGCTGCTTCCCAACCTACCGCAGCGGTTGCAGGCATATGCGCTCGCGCGTCTGCGGAGCATGGGGGTTGAGGTGCGGTTGCAAGCCCCGGTGAGCCGGATCGAGCCCCACGTGGTCCGCATTCGAGACGGCACATCCCTGCCTACGGAGACTGTGATCTGGACGGCTGGCGTGCAAGGGGAACCTCAGGCGAAGGCATGGGGCCTGCCCATCGCGCGCGCGGGGCGGATAGCCGTTCAGCCCACTCTCCAGGTGCCTGGCCATCCGGAGATTTACGTCGTGGGTGATCTGGCCTATCTAGAGGAGGACGGCATCCCTCTGCCCATGGTGGCACCGGTAGCCGTGCAACAAGGTCAGTGGGCTGCTCAGAACATTCTACGTCAGCTTCGCGGCGAGGAACCACAGCCCTTCCGCTACCGCGACCGCGGCACAATGGTGACCATTGGGCGGAACGCGGCGGTTGCTCACGTGTCCAGGCGGTCTTTCACAGGGTTCTCAGCGTGGCTTCTATGGCTAGGGGTGCACCTGTTCAACCTGATCGGCTTCCGCAACCGCTTGCTGGTGCTCATGAATTGGGCATGGGATTACCTGTTCTATGAGCGGACGATACGTCTGATCCTACCGGCAAGCTTGAATCCTCTGCAGCGCCGCGCGAGTAGTGATGCAGCAGCTCCACCAGCCGATCCAATTCCTCCGGTAGGATGTACGCGTTGACAGCCAGCCGCATCCAGCGCCAATCCGGGTTGTGACTGACCAAGATGCGATGTTCCCGCCATAGTCGCTCGCCCAAATCCATCGGCCCCTGATGCGTGAACGCCACCAGCCCAGAGCTCAGCCTCGGGTCGCAGGGGGAGTGCAACGTAAGCCTTGGAACCTGAAGTAGGGCTTCCTTTAGAGAGGCCACCATCGGCGCGATGACCCGCTCGATCTCGGCGGGATCCAGCGCTTGAATGCGCTCAATGGCCACTTTCAGTGCTGGATACAGTGGCCAGGGCCGGGTCCCGAACTCGAAACGCCGTCCGTCGGGCCACGGCTCGTAGATCATCTCCTCCAGGTCGTAACGCTCGCTGCTTCCCCAGCCGACAAACGTCGGCGCGACCTCGGACAGCCGATCTCGTCGGATGTAGAGGAAGCCTGTCCCCTGAGGGCCGCATAGCCATTTATGCCCGCACGCTGCGTAGAAATCACAGCCTAACGCGTGCACATCCACCGGGAATTGCCCTACCGAGTGAGCACCGTCCAGCA
It encodes:
- a CDS encoding NAD(P)/FAD-dependent oxidoreductase → MERSTHHYPHVVIVGAGFGGLWAVRALARTSVEVTLVDRHNYHTFLPLLYQVAAAEIEPEAIAYPVRAILRRYGNVRFRMAEVHEVDRDARLVRTSQGNIPYDFLILALGSISHFFGIPGAAEYAFRLKTMDEAIVLRNHILGCFERASCEPDPARRRQLLTFVIVGGGPTGVEFAGALAELIGGSLHRDYPHLDFREVHIILLEAMEALLPNLPQRLQAYALARLRSMGVEVRLQAPVSRIEPHVVRIRDGTSLPTETVIWTAGVQGEPQAKAWGLPIARAGRIAVQPTLQVPGHPEIYVVGDLAYLEEDGIPLPMVAPVAVQQGQWAAQNILRQLRGEEPQPFRYRDRGTMVTIGRNAAVAHVSRRSFTGFSAWLLWLGVHLFNLIGFRNRLLVLMNWAWDYLFYERTIRLILPASLNPLQRRASSDAAAPPADPIPPVGCTR